One candidate division KSB1 bacterium genomic window carries:
- a CDS encoding GumC family protein, whose translation MNRERGSSPIGAKEYAQPVGSSPLIRFLRVLFRRKMLIALSGGAILTAVLAVTFLTPATFRATAKLLLEREVDSEKTILLGVSVQPDYSRYDWVNAEIEILTSGQVAARALEKVGPVPGSSHFIRTGSSGTKTKDQEVMAFLKRLQVASAPKTNVVQVSFEAENATYAAAAANAVVEAYTIYRAQLHDQSESYKFFQEQLRLADAKLRELQEKQANYKQAAAMISPEAQRTVLLNRLSDYESRLTEVRTARIGKEARLEVLKKELAQGRVGVPSTEASDSPSREKHIAKLRGELLDLQMRREQLLTRFTPQYEGVRHIEKQIAATQRQIAEEVEQIIQMETVAIAALRTEEEALQSSIARIKEDIQTLARQEYEYSQLSRGIDDNQQIYSMLLRQREEARISLAKMQTGVSARVINPAEPPLYPVRPRKRLNLALGLLLAMCASVTMAFVREYFDHTLHEPAELEWKTGLPVLGSVREVPRTRRA comes from the coding sequence ATGAACCGAGAGAGAGGGAGCTCACCGATTGGTGCCAAGGAGTATGCTCAGCCCGTCGGAAGCAGTCCACTGATCCGCTTTCTGCGCGTCCTGTTTCGGCGCAAGATGCTTATCGCCCTCAGTGGCGGAGCCATCTTAACTGCGGTGCTGGCGGTCACGTTCCTCACACCTGCGACATTTCGAGCCACCGCCAAACTCCTGCTGGAACGTGAAGTGGACTCGGAGAAGACGATTCTTTTGGGAGTGAGTGTGCAACCCGACTACAGCCGCTATGATTGGGTGAACGCCGAGATCGAGATTCTCACCAGTGGGCAGGTGGCTGCTCGAGCGCTCGAGAAGGTGGGACCAGTACCTGGCAGCAGCCACTTTATCCGGACCGGCTCGTCGGGGACGAAGACCAAAGACCAGGAGGTCATGGCTTTCCTCAAAAGACTGCAGGTGGCAAGCGCTCCGAAGACCAACGTGGTTCAAGTGAGCTTCGAGGCAGAGAACGCCACGTATGCCGCTGCTGCTGCCAACGCTGTTGTGGAAGCTTATACCATTTATCGCGCGCAGCTCCATGACCAGAGCGAGTCCTACAAGTTCTTTCAGGAGCAGCTTCGCCTTGCTGATGCAAAACTGCGCGAACTGCAGGAGAAGCAGGCCAACTATAAACAAGCTGCGGCGATGATTTCCCCAGAAGCGCAGCGCACCGTGCTGCTCAATCGCCTTTCTGATTATGAATCCCGGCTCACCGAGGTGCGGACAGCGCGGATAGGGAAAGAAGCGCGCCTGGAGGTACTGAAGAAGGAGTTGGCCCAGGGCCGCGTGGGGGTTCCCTCCACTGAAGCCAGTGATAGCCCTAGCCGGGAAAAGCACATCGCCAAGTTACGCGGCGAGCTTCTGGACCTGCAGATGCGTCGTGAGCAGCTTCTCACTCGCTTTACGCCCCAGTATGAAGGTGTCCGCCACATTGAGAAGCAGATTGCTGCCACGCAGCGGCAGATCGCCGAGGAAGTGGAGCAAATTATTCAGATGGAGACGGTGGCGATTGCAGCCCTCCGGACTGAGGAGGAGGCACTCCAGTCCTCGATCGCGCGCATCAAGGAAGACATCCAAACTCTGGCCAGGCAAGAGTACGAATACTCGCAGCTGAGTCGGGGCATTGACGACAATCAACAGATCTACTCCATGCTGCTGCGGCAACGGGAGGAGGCGCGCATCTCGCTGGCCAAGATGCAAACAGGTGTGAGCGCGCGCGTCATCAATCCGGCTGAGCCACCCCTCTATCCGGTGCGCCCGCGCAAACGCCTGAATCTGGCTTTGGGTCTGCTTTTGGCCATGTGTGCCTCGGTGACGATGGCCTTTGTGCGCGAGTACTTTGACCACACGTTGCACGAGCCGGCGGAGCTGGAGTGGAAAACAGGCCTACCAGTCTTGGGCAGCGTGAGAGAAGTGCCCCGAACTCGCAGGGCCTGA
- a CDS encoding TonB-dependent receptor produces MNRSCASAVLLVISSLVLTSLGGALKAGTTGKIAGRVVDADSNEPLPGVNVIIEGTTMGAATDVNGYYFVINVSPGVYTVKASMIGYQEVRYENVRVSIDMTTTLNFRLKQTVLDLGEAVTVVAERPLVRKDLTSTEAVVNAQTIQRLPVDRFHDVVNLQAGVIEGHFRGGRTGEVMYMIDGIPVNDIYSGQPAFEVENNAIAELQVISGTFNAEHGQAMSGVVNIVTREGGERYSGSLSAYVGDYVSWGEQQKRIFWNIEKLNPSYNLQGTLSGPLPLSRGAINFFLSGRYYDSEGYIYGKDVCRPGDQSDFTADAESKWTIMAHGETYPFSEELAQRLIREATAVPMNPERRATAQGKLSVRLSSADKLSIETLVQDSYFKYYDHRFRLNPTGDYKRYQRGYNTSLAWNRVLSPRAFFSLKGTYFYTAYKQFVLEDPFDPNYVSSRRLQDTGANAFLTGGMQMWNFHRSTGTIVGKFDLTYQATQTHQFKTGVEVKRHRLWMHEFEVVPELPERIPPRTSFNNNQYTHRPVEFAAYLQDKMEFDYMIVNAGIRFDHFEPDGDVPTDFREPTQSPRVRAEGSSQLSPRLGIAYPITERGVIHVSYGHFFQIPNLDYMYTNPEFDIFPLQSTPSPPPHSLLNTVGNTTLKPQKTVIYEIGLQQQLTEDLALDVTTYYKDIRNLLGTEVLMTLQGMRYGRYINRDYGNVKGLTVAFEKRHRGGVGATLDYTFQIAKGNASDPNTAFLDQQSDPPRETTKQMVPLNWDRRHQINATLTLGTDDDFSVNLIGRLGTGLPYTPSFQNIQTAVENSGRKPLQYNVDMYAYKTVSLGKLAVQFFVRVYNLFDRLNEVEVFTDTGRAGYSLAPVYAGGLRPRGINTLEQYYIRPDFYSAPRQVQVGFTLDF; encoded by the coding sequence ATGAACCGTAGCTGTGCTTCTGCAGTCTTGTTAGTGATTAGTAGCCTCGTTTTGACTTCTCTTGGTGGAGCTCTCAAGGCCGGCACCACAGGCAAGATCGCTGGCAGGGTCGTCGATGCTGACAGCAACGAGCCACTGCCTGGCGTGAACGTGATCATTGAGGGAACAACGATGGGGGCCGCCACCGATGTGAATGGCTACTACTTTGTTATCAACGTCTCTCCTGGTGTGTACACAGTGAAAGCAAGCATGATCGGCTACCAGGAGGTGAGGTACGAGAACGTCAGGGTGTCCATTGACATGACCACGACACTCAATTTTCGCCTCAAGCAGACTGTGCTTGACCTTGGCGAGGCAGTGACCGTGGTAGCAGAACGTCCCCTGGTGCGGAAAGACCTGACCTCCACGGAGGCTGTGGTCAACGCCCAGACCATCCAGCGCCTCCCTGTGGATCGCTTTCACGACGTGGTTAACCTTCAAGCCGGGGTGATCGAAGGGCACTTCCGTGGTGGTCGCACGGGTGAAGTGATGTACATGATCGACGGCATCCCGGTTAACGACATCTACTCGGGGCAGCCGGCATTTGAGGTGGAAAACAACGCTATTGCCGAGCTCCAAGTCATCAGCGGCACCTTCAACGCCGAGCATGGTCAGGCGATGTCCGGGGTGGTAAACATCGTCACCCGGGAAGGCGGAGAACGGTACAGTGGGAGTCTCTCTGCCTATGTTGGTGACTATGTATCCTGGGGGGAGCAGCAAAAAAGGATTTTCTGGAATATCGAAAAGCTCAATCCCTCCTACAATCTGCAGGGAACACTGAGCGGACCCCTTCCTCTCAGTAGGGGAGCCATCAACTTTTTCCTCTCCGGTCGCTACTATGACAGCGAAGGGTACATTTACGGCAAGGACGTCTGTAGACCCGGCGACCAGTCGGACTTTACTGCCGACGCCGAGTCAAAGTGGACGATAATGGCCCACGGTGAAACTTATCCGTTCTCAGAAGAGCTTGCCCAACGGTTGATTCGCGAAGCAACGGCAGTTCCCATGAATCCAGAGCGCCGGGCAACCGCGCAAGGGAAGTTAAGCGTACGTCTTTCCTCCGCTGATAAGCTAAGCATCGAGACCCTTGTCCAAGACTCGTATTTCAAGTACTATGATCACCGCTTCCGCTTGAACCCCACAGGCGACTACAAGCGTTACCAGCGCGGCTATAACACCAGCCTCGCTTGGAATCGAGTGTTAAGCCCAAGGGCCTTTTTCTCCCTGAAGGGGACCTACTTCTACACTGCGTACAAACAGTTCGTGTTGGAAGATCCTTTCGACCCAAACTACGTGAGCAGCAGAAGACTGCAGGACACTGGTGCGAACGCCTTTCTCACCGGCGGCATGCAGATGTGGAATTTTCACAGGAGCACGGGCACGATCGTCGGCAAGTTCGACCTCACCTACCAGGCCACTCAGACCCACCAGTTCAAGACGGGTGTAGAGGTGAAACGCCACCGTCTGTGGATGCATGAATTCGAGGTCGTTCCGGAACTCCCTGAGCGCATCCCTCCTCGCACTTCGTTCAACAACAATCAATACACCCATCGTCCGGTGGAGTTTGCGGCCTACCTGCAGGACAAGATGGAGTTCGACTACATGATCGTCAATGCGGGGATCCGATTTGACCACTTCGAACCCGACGGAGATGTGCCAACAGATTTTCGTGAGCCGACTCAATCACCGAGGGTACGGGCTGAAGGTTCATCGCAGCTTAGCCCCCGACTGGGCATCGCCTACCCGATCACTGAGCGGGGGGTCATTCATGTCTCCTATGGTCACTTCTTTCAAATCCCGAATCTGGACTACATGTACACCAATCCGGAATTCGACATCTTTCCGCTGCAGAGCACTCCCTCTCCCCCACCCCACAGTCTGCTGAACACGGTGGGGAACACCACCCTCAAACCCCAGAAGACGGTCATCTATGAAATCGGCCTGCAGCAACAACTCACCGAGGATCTGGCACTGGATGTGACGACTTACTACAAGGACATCCGCAACCTGCTGGGCACCGAAGTGTTGATGACACTACAAGGCATGCGCTACGGCCGCTACATCAACCGTGACTACGGGAATGTGAAGGGGCTCACGGTTGCTTTTGAAAAGCGGCACAGAGGAGGAGTTGGGGCCACGCTGGACTATACGTTTCAAATAGCGAAAGGGAACGCCTCTGACCCGAACACGGCCTTCCTTGACCAGCAGAGCGATCCTCCTCGGGAGACGACCAAACAGATGGTGCCGCTGAACTGGGATCGGCGCCACCAGATCAACGCGACGCTCACGCTTGGCACTGACGACGATTTTAGTGTCAATCTGATCGGGCGCCTCGGAACCGGTTTGCCTTACACGCCCTCCTTCCAAAACATCCAGACCGCAGTGGAGAATAGCGGTCGCAAACCTCTGCAGTACAATGTTGACATGTATGCCTACAAGACCGTCTCGCTGGGCAAGTTGGCGGTGCAGTTCTTTGTGCGCGTGTACAACCTTTTCGACCGTCTGAATGAGGTAGAGGTCTTTACCGACACGGGGAGGGCTGGGTATTCCCTTGCGCCCGTGTATGCGGGAGGTCTGCGGCCACGGGGCATCAATACGCTGGAGCAGTACTACATCCGCCCAGACTTCTACAGTGCGCCGCGGCAGGTGCAAGTCGGGTTCACCCTGGACTTTTGA
- a CDS encoding T9SS type A sorting domain-containing protein: MRGHRACATAAWLLVGIGHVASQQIDIPRIELMPNKPAPYQMRNWKQVALGYDSLVFDLSRTGQYLPLIWTYSSTVNYPEHGSFGLHSYVGTRAPRSAEAINVIPAVIGATLVGVDKRNQWGHNWVLMCEEFFNRRPEENVYLNGPVASSGQDWWYDTMPNVFFYQLSYLYPHTGDFDHQFRMVADRWLEAVKAMGGSTTPWRKPFMGYRAFNLSTMTPLASGVPEPEAAGAIAWLLYNAYVVTGESKYRIGAEWCLEFLESRSTNPSYELQLPYGVYAAARMNAELGTSYNIQKLLNWCFDPSQNVRDWGATIGNWGGYDCAGLIGEAKYSGYAFVMNGFQMACALVPMVRYDDRFARAIGKWMLNCANASRLFYTNYLPDDRQDSEEWAHQYDPHSYLAHEALRQHALHTGVSPYATGDAIEGGWAATNLALYGSSHVGIFGGIIDTTEVPMILRLDVLKTDFFHAPAYPTYLYFNPYDTDQRVTVTVGPTPCDLYEVVSNSFVAYNVTGSSLVTIPANSAILLVLAPAGGAVSFELDKTLIDGVVVDYRSGQPVGNYPPRIKSLDVTKSLLVFGEAVDVYCTAVDRDGGSLTYEWSATGGTLQGSGNKVSWVAPSEAGKHTISCRVLDTGGASDSSSVRVEVVAFINHPPRIRSLEVSPRKVGLGEVATVVCSAWDEDGDSLSFAWSASGGMIDAIDSSATWTAPAAAGLYVLRCIVSDPHGGQASDSIGVVVQDPTNPGCGIPVAYYPFHGDARDESGFGHHGSVHGAQLTADRFGNANSAYAFDGDDDNIRVPNTTTLNFQDEISISLWMNVAAFGGREQYPISHGSWDNRWKISLIPEKRVRWTIKTDRGVKDLDSRTEIIPGRFYNVIAIFDGTRMALYLDGNLDSRADWSGRLMTTTIDLTIGQMLPHDSGYNFAGVLDDIRIFSYALSTEEIANLVAEGTAVHDSPGPLVPSQFALFQSYPNPFSGKTTIEYGLPSATADMCLRIVDVLGREVVALARGPAVAGFKEVAWDGNDALGRPAPSGLYFVVLTAKEERLTRKVLLLR; encoded by the coding sequence ATGCGTGGGCACAGGGCCTGCGCCACTGCGGCATGGCTCCTTGTGGGCATAGGACACGTGGCGAGCCAGCAGATCGACATTCCGCGCATCGAGCTGATGCCCAACAAACCCGCGCCGTACCAAATGCGCAACTGGAAGCAGGTGGCTTTGGGCTACGACTCGCTCGTCTTTGACCTCTCGCGCACTGGCCAGTACCTGCCACTTATCTGGACTTATTCTTCCACCGTCAACTACCCCGAGCATGGTAGTTTCGGTCTGCACAGCTACGTGGGCACTCGTGCCCCACGGTCGGCGGAAGCCATTAATGTCATCCCCGCGGTCATCGGTGCCACGTTGGTCGGCGTAGACAAGCGCAACCAATGGGGCCACAACTGGGTGTTGATGTGTGAGGAGTTCTTCAACCGCCGGCCTGAGGAAAACGTCTACCTCAATGGCCCGGTGGCAAGCAGTGGGCAAGACTGGTGGTACGACACTATGCCCAATGTCTTTTTCTATCAGCTTTCCTATCTTTATCCGCACACCGGGGACTTTGACCACCAGTTCCGCATGGTAGCTGACCGTTGGCTGGAAGCCGTAAAAGCCATGGGCGGCAGCACCACACCGTGGCGAAAACCGTTCATGGGTTACAGGGCATTCAACCTGTCTACCATGACGCCCCTGGCCAGTGGCGTCCCGGAACCGGAGGCGGCGGGGGCCATTGCCTGGCTGTTGTACAATGCCTACGTGGTCACCGGTGAGTCAAAATATCGCATCGGCGCCGAGTGGTGCCTGGAATTCCTGGAATCGAGAAGCACAAACCCGTCCTATGAACTCCAGCTGCCTTACGGCGTTTATGCCGCTGCGCGCATGAACGCAGAGCTCGGCACAAGCTACAACATCCAGAAGTTGCTGAACTGGTGTTTCGACCCCAGTCAAAACGTACGCGACTGGGGCGCTACGATTGGGAATTGGGGCGGGTACGATTGTGCGGGCCTCATCGGTGAAGCAAAGTACAGTGGGTATGCCTTCGTCATGAATGGCTTCCAGATGGCATGCGCCCTGGTCCCCATGGTCCGCTATGATGACCGCTTTGCACGGGCCATAGGCAAGTGGATGCTCAACTGTGCCAACGCCTCGCGGCTGTTCTACACAAACTACCTTCCGGACGACAGGCAAGACAGCGAGGAGTGGGCCCACCAGTATGACCCGCACTCCTACCTTGCGCACGAGGCACTGCGGCAGCACGCCCTCCACACCGGAGTGAGTCCCTACGCCACTGGGGACGCAATAGAAGGGGGTTGGGCGGCGACCAACCTGGCGCTCTATGGATCTTCGCACGTGGGCATCTTCGGCGGCATCATCGACACCACAGAGGTGCCCATGATCTTGAGGTTGGACGTGCTAAAGACGGACTTTTTCCACGCACCGGCCTACCCCACCTACTTGTACTTCAACCCTTACGACACCGATCAGCGCGTCACCGTTACGGTGGGGCCAACGCCGTGCGACCTCTACGAGGTCGTGTCCAACTCCTTTGTAGCATACAATGTGACCGGATCGTCCCTCGTGACGATCCCGGCCAATAGTGCCATCTTGCTGGTCCTCGCGCCGGCGGGGGGTGCCGTGAGCTTTGAACTGGACAAAACGCTCATTGATGGGGTGGTGGTAGACTACCGTTCCGGACAGCCGGTAGGCAACTATCCGCCACGCATCAAGAGCCTGGATGTGACAAAGTCCCTCCTCGTATTCGGCGAGGCAGTAGACGTCTACTGCACCGCGGTTGATCGAGACGGTGGTTCCCTGACATACGAGTGGAGTGCCACGGGCGGTACCTTACAAGGGAGCGGCAACAAAGTCTCCTGGGTCGCGCCGTCGGAAGCCGGCAAGCATACGATTTCTTGCCGTGTACTTGACACCGGTGGAGCCAGCGACTCGAGTTCAGTGCGGGTTGAAGTGGTGGCCTTCATCAACCACCCCCCGAGAATTCGCTCCCTGGAGGTAAGTCCGCGCAAAGTCGGCCTGGGCGAGGTGGCGACTGTGGTCTGTTCCGCCTGGGACGAGGACGGCGATAGCTTGAGCTTTGCTTGGTCTGCTTCTGGCGGCATGATCGACGCGATCGACTCATCCGCCACCTGGACAGCACCAGCGGCGGCTGGCCTCTATGTCCTGCGGTGCATCGTCTCCGATCCCCACGGTGGACAAGCTTCGGACAGTATCGGCGTTGTCGTGCAAGATCCCACCAACCCCGGCTGTGGCATCCCAGTGGCCTACTATCCCTTCCACGGCGATGCCCGCGACGAGAGCGGCTTTGGCCATCATGGATCAGTCCATGGTGCCCAGCTCACTGCCGACCGCTTCGGAAACGCAAACAGCGCATACGCCTTTGACGGCGACGACGACAATATCCGGGTACCCAACACCACGACGCTCAATTTCCAGGACGAGATCAGCATCAGCCTCTGGATGAACGTCGCCGCCTTTGGCGGACGCGAGCAGTACCCCATCTCGCACGGGAGCTGGGACAACCGCTGGAAGATCTCGCTCATCCCGGAAAAAAGAGTGCGCTGGACTATCAAGACCGACCGTGGCGTGAAGGACCTGGACAGCCGCACAGAGATCATACCAGGGCGCTTCTACAACGTGATTGCCATCTTTGACGGCACAAGGATGGCCCTTTACCTGGACGGGAACCTCGACAGCCGCGCAGACTGGTCCGGCCGCCTCATGACCACCACCATCGATCTTACCATCGGGCAGATGCTGCCACATGATTCGGGCTACAACTTTGCCGGTGTGCTGGACGACATTCGGATTTTCAGCTATGCGCTTTCCACCGAAGAAATCGCTAACCTCGTTGCCGAGGGCACAGCGGTGCACGATTCCCCTGGCCCTCTTGTGCCGTCGCAGTTTGCCCTTTTCCAGAGCTATCCGAACCCGTTCAGCGGCAAGACGACCATCGAGTACGGCCTCCCTAGCGCAACGGCTGATATGTGCTTGCGCATAGTCGACGTCCTGGGGAGAGAGGTGGTGGCCCTGGCACGGGGCCCTGCGGTAGCTGGATTTAAGGAAGTAGCTTGGGACGGAAACGATGCCCTGGGCCGACCCGCGCCTAGCGGGCTCTACTTTGTAGTATTGACGGCAAAGGAAGAACGCTTGACCCGCAAAGTGCTTTTGCTACGGTAG
- a CDS encoding PorV/PorQ family protein, producing MRTVRTICLWSLYVAIACAQGGRSVSNVGTTAAPFLEIGVGARAVGLGGAFVGTADDASALHWNPAGIARLPQVELLFVHTDWLCGLDFDFAGAVLPLGRWGSIGASVTALSMSDMPVRTVEMPQGTGEQFSAGDLALALSYGISLTDRFSIGFTGKYIYQSIWKEHAWGVALDMGTLFTTGFHGMRIGAALRNLGTDMRMQGDDLLIFHDPDPKKMGNNDRIFAELKTDPWPLPLTFQVGVALELLRNAMHRVTLATDAVHPMDNTESLHMGCEYAFREMFFLRGGYNNLFLRDGEEGLTLGTGIAVRLLGNRSVRVDYAYADFGRLENVHRISIGGSW from the coding sequence ATGAGAACAGTGCGCACCATCTGTCTTTGGAGCTTGTACGTCGCCATCGCCTGCGCGCAGGGCGGGCGCAGCGTGTCCAATGTGGGCACAACGGCGGCACCGTTCTTGGAGATCGGCGTCGGGGCCCGTGCCGTAGGCTTGGGGGGAGCTTTCGTGGGCACTGCCGATGACGCCAGCGCTCTGCACTGGAATCCGGCGGGAATTGCCCGCCTCCCGCAGGTGGAATTGCTTTTCGTCCATACCGACTGGCTCTGCGGGCTGGACTTTGACTTTGCGGGTGCGGTCCTCCCCCTGGGCCGCTGGGGAAGTATCGGCGCCAGTGTCACGGCGCTGAGTATGAGCGACATGCCCGTGCGCACGGTGGAGATGCCCCAGGGCACGGGCGAACAGTTCTCAGCCGGGGACCTAGCCCTCGCCCTCAGCTACGGCATCTCGTTAACCGACCGCTTTTCCATAGGGTTCACCGGCAAGTACATCTACCAGAGCATCTGGAAAGAGCACGCCTGGGGCGTGGCCTTGGATATGGGCACCCTCTTCACTACCGGTTTTCACGGCATGCGCATCGGCGCCGCTCTGCGCAACCTGGGCACCGATATGCGCATGCAGGGGGATGATCTGCTCATCTTTCACGACCCTGACCCAAAGAAGATGGGCAACAACGACCGCATCTTCGCCGAGCTAAAGACCGATCCCTGGCCTCTTCCTCTCACGTTTCAGGTGGGGGTCGCACTGGAGTTGCTACGCAACGCTATGCACCGTGTGACATTGGCGACTGACGCAGTGCACCCAATGGACAACACCGAGAGCCTTCACATGGGGTGCGAATACGCCTTCAGGGAAATGTTTTTCCTGCGTGGAGGGTACAACAACCTTTTCCTTCGCGACGGCGAAGAAGGCCTCACCCTCGGCACGGGCATAGCAGTTCGCCTGCTGGGCAACCGCAGCGTCCGCGTCGATTACGCGTACGCAGACTTTGGACGGCTGGAGAACGTACATCGCATCTCCATCGGCGGCTCATGGTAG
- a CDS encoding LacI family transcriptional regulator, producing MKPTIKDVARHAGVAVSTVSLVINRKGKVSPATRARVLQAVAELNYHPHRSARGLVTRRSGNLGFILTKNRFSRAEPFYTRVFLGTEFEARGQDYYILLTTVEENFRGEEVPRFLLERDVDGVIFAGKVPLRLIEYVRDEGLPIVLVDYFPPRGQYSAVLIDNVGGAQLAVSHLIHRGHRRIAFIGGDLEHPSIHDRLEGYRQALEQAGIQPDDALVVTDQPYTAVSDGYEAARELLLRGQPFTALFAANDAMAIGALRHFQEKGISVPDQVAIVGFDDVESATTVQPALTTVRVPKEELGAIAIRRMVELINHNDRAVSRTIVPTTLVLRESA from the coding sequence ATGAAGCCAACGATCAAGGATGTGGCTCGGCACGCGGGGGTGGCAGTGTCCACTGTTTCCTTGGTGATCAACCGGAAAGGGAAAGTAAGCCCGGCCACTCGTGCGCGGGTGCTGCAGGCGGTGGCAGAGCTCAACTACCACCCGCACCGCTCCGCCCGCGGCTTAGTGACCCGTCGCAGTGGCAACCTCGGTTTCATTCTCACCAAGAACCGTTTTTCTCGCGCAGAACCCTTCTACACGAGAGTCTTCCTCGGCACCGAATTCGAGGCGAGGGGGCAGGACTACTACATTTTGCTCACCACTGTTGAAGAGAATTTCCGCGGCGAGGAAGTGCCGCGTTTCCTCTTGGAGCGTGACGTGGACGGTGTAATCTTCGCCGGCAAAGTGCCGCTCCGCCTGATCGAATACGTGCGCGATGAGGGACTCCCTATTGTCCTGGTGGACTACTTTCCCCCGCGCGGCCAGTATTCTGCAGTGCTCATTGATAACGTTGGGGGCGCGCAATTGGCGGTGAGCCACCTCATTCACCGCGGCCATCGGCGTATTGCATTCATCGGCGGTGACCTGGAGCACCCCAGTATTCACGATCGCCTTGAGGGCTACCGCCAAGCCCTCGAGCAGGCCGGCATCCAGCCTGACGACGCGCTGGTGGTCACTGACCAGCCTTACACCGCAGTCTCCGACGGCTACGAAGCGGCCCGGGAGCTACTTCTCAGAGGACAGCCTTTCACCGCACTATTTGCGGCCAACGACGCCATGGCTATTGGTGCACTTCGCCATTTTCAGGAGAAAGGCATCAGCGTCCCAGACCAGGTGGCAATAGTAGGATTTGACGACGTGGAATCGGCAACCACTGTACAGCCCGCCTTGACAACGGTGAGGGTCCCAAAAGAAGAACTGGGTGCGATTGCCATCAGGCGCATGGTGGAACTCATCAACCACAATGACCGCGCCGTTAGTCGCACAATCGTACCCACTACCCTGGTGTTACGAGAATCCGCATGA
- a CDS encoding T9SS type A sorting domain-containing protein, whose translation MMSVRVRSIALLSCLFVALPLLAQTNLLPNGDMEDMRPNFWAPFGDGQAGVQCEWSWEGYNSQHSFKVSKTATTAQPAGWVSENNAKLYWNNAKADRLYSLSFWAKTVGVNTNPATDDGKIGVLFSFYAGGTLLGEQFVAVDQSVANKDWTEYTDGLLIPAGTDPDGMYMKLVMGKDATGTVYFDNIGCGSDPWSMWPFNGDAETPEGWMEWHAGDEGFANLDNTQKHSGDWSALLRETDDNGDEMVFYSEPIPVEPNTWYKISVWVKRDQGLTNPEWLPSNVTKYRHDDRMSVCFFYHRDPIYTDWNLTGGDQFFYFDERDSSSDWTYYTIISKSEPDAAGISVRARFNPFTKGFCWYDDFSVQKITLVPTAVERFQPLAGHQLPKQHELLQNYPNPFNPSTTIEYTVPKDGQVTLEVYNVLGQKIATLVDGFRLAGRYSVVWDGTDSFGKQVPSGVYVYKLNGTLTRKMMLVR comes from the coding sequence ATGATGAGCGTAAGAGTACGCAGCATTGCTTTGCTCTCCTGCTTGTTTGTGGCCCTTCCTCTGCTCGCGCAGACCAACCTGTTGCCGAATGGTGATATGGAGGACATGCGGCCGAATTTCTGGGCGCCGTTTGGCGATGGGCAGGCGGGGGTGCAGTGTGAGTGGTCCTGGGAGGGTTACAACAGCCAGCACTCTTTCAAGGTGAGCAAGACGGCCACCACTGCTCAACCGGCAGGATGGGTGAGCGAGAACAATGCCAAGCTGTACTGGAACAACGCCAAGGCCGACCGTCTGTACAGCCTCAGCTTCTGGGCCAAGACGGTGGGGGTCAACACCAACCCCGCCACCGACGATGGCAAGATTGGCGTGCTGTTCTCCTTCTACGCCGGCGGCACCTTGTTGGGCGAGCAGTTTGTCGCCGTCGATCAGAGTGTAGCCAACAAGGACTGGACCGAGTACACCGATGGCTTGCTCATTCCGGCAGGTACCGACCCGGATGGAATGTACATGAAGTTGGTGATGGGCAAGGATGCCACCGGTACGGTGTACTTTGACAACATTGGCTGTGGGTCTGACCCGTGGTCGATGTGGCCGTTCAACGGGGATGCGGAGACGCCTGAGGGGTGGATGGAGTGGCATGCCGGTGATGAGGGCTTTGCCAACCTGGATAACACCCAGAAGCACAGTGGTGACTGGTCGGCGCTGTTGCGCGAGACCGACGACAACGGCGATGAGATGGTCTTCTACTCGGAGCCGATTCCGGTGGAGCCCAACACCTGGTACAAGATCAGTGTCTGGGTCAAGCGTGACCAGGGGCTGACCAATCCGGAGTGGTTGCCCTCCAACGTCACCAAGTATCGTCACGATGATCGCATGAGCGTCTGTTTCTTCTACCATCGCGATCCCATCTACACCGATTGGAATCTGACCGGTGGCGATCAGTTCTTCTACTTCGACGAGCGCGACTCCTCCTCGGACTGGACCTACTACACCATCATCTCCAAGTCCGAACCCGATGCCGCCGGCATCTCCGTCCGCGCCCGCTTCAACCCCTTCACCAAAGGCTTCTGCTGGTACGACGACTTTAGCGTCCAGAAGATCACCTTGGTGCCAACCGCCGTGGAGAGGTTCCAACCCCTGGCAGGTCATCAACTGCCGAAACAGCACGAGCTGTTGCAGAACTACCCCAACCCCTTCAACCCATCCACGACAATTGAATACACTGTGCCGAAGGATGGGCAGGTGACGTTGGAGGTCTACAACGTGCTCGGTCAGAAGATTGCCACGCTCGTGGACGGGTTCCGCCTCGCTGGGCGCTACTCGGTGGTGTGGGACGGTACCGACAGCTTTGGCAAGCAGGTGCCAAGCGGCGTGTACGTGTACAAGCTGAACGGCACCCTGACCCGCAAGATGATGCTGGTCAGGTAG